In the Streptomyces sp. f51 genome, one interval contains:
- a CDS encoding oxidoreductase, whose protein sequence is MTIPALQTLTLADDLSITRMGYGAMQLTGPGVFGPPKDRTRAIAVLRAAVELGVTHIDTSDFYGPTVVNELIKEALHPYPAGLHIVTKVGVRRSATGGWITSLDPADLKAQVHENLRHLGLETLDVVNLRTAAFGGDGSSVAESFGALADLREQGLIRHLGLSGITGAQLTEAQAIAPVVTVQNQYNLADRADDALVDRCAEENIAYAAFFPLGGGFHPLRSRTLRDVARRLGATEQQVALAWLLRRSPTTVLIPGTSGVAHLRENIAAADLRLPDEAIAELDTVGQ, encoded by the coding sequence ATGACCATCCCCGCCCTCCAGACGCTGACCCTCGCCGACGACCTGAGCATCACGCGGATGGGATACGGCGCGATGCAGCTGACCGGTCCCGGTGTCTTCGGACCCCCCAAGGACCGCACTCGGGCGATCGCCGTGCTGCGCGCAGCGGTCGAGCTCGGCGTCACCCACATCGACACCAGCGACTTCTACGGGCCGACCGTCGTCAACGAACTGATCAAAGAGGCCCTGCACCCCTACCCGGCCGGTCTGCACATCGTCACCAAGGTCGGCGTCCGCCGCAGCGCCACCGGCGGCTGGATCACCTCCCTGGACCCCGCCGACCTCAAGGCCCAGGTCCACGAGAACCTCCGGCACCTCGGCCTGGAGACCCTGGACGTGGTCAATCTGCGCACGGCCGCGTTCGGCGGTGACGGGTCCTCGGTCGCCGAGTCGTTCGGCGCCCTGGCCGACCTGCGGGAGCAGGGCCTGATCCGTCACCTCGGCCTCAGCGGGATCACCGGCGCCCAGCTCACCGAGGCCCAGGCCATCGCCCCCGTGGTCACCGTGCAGAACCAGTACAACCTGGCCGACCGCGCCGACGACGCCCTCGTCGACCGCTGCGCCGAGGAGAACATCGCCTACGCCGCGTTCTTCCCCCTCGGCGGCGGATTCCACCCCCTGCGGTCACGGACCCTGCGCGACGTCGCCCGCCGCCTCGGCGCCACCGAGCAACAGGTGGCGCTCGCCTGGCTGCTGCGGCGCTCGCCCACGACGGTGCTGATCCCCGGAACCTCCGGCGTCGCTCACCTGCGGGAGAACATCGCCGCGGCCGACCTGCGACTGCCCGACGAGGCGATCGCCGAACTCGACACCGTCGGGCAGTGA
- a CDS encoding PhzA/PhzB family protein, which translates to MVDITGTAETTDTLSSSRGDAELRANNRAIVAQYMNTRGEDRLRRHLLFTEDGTGGLWTTETGEPIVITGRDRLGDHGQWSLKCFPDWVWTNVEIFDTQDPNQFWVECDGEGTIRFADYPDGHYRNHFLHSFLFENGKIKRQREFMNPCQQFRALGIAVPQVKRADIPT; encoded by the coding sequence ATGGTCGACATCACCGGCACCGCCGAAACCACCGATACGTTGTCGAGTTCCCGCGGTGACGCGGAACTGCGAGCGAACAACCGCGCGATCGTGGCGCAGTACATGAATACCCGCGGGGAGGATCGCCTGCGCCGCCATCTTCTGTTCACCGAAGACGGCACCGGTGGTCTCTGGACGACCGAAACCGGGGAGCCGATCGTCATCACGGGCCGGGACCGACTGGGTGACCACGGCCAGTGGTCGCTCAAGTGCTTCCCCGACTGGGTCTGGACGAACGTCGAGATCTTCGACACGCAGGACCCCAATCAGTTCTGGGTCGAATGCGACGGCGAGGGAACGATCCGCTTCGCCGACTATCCCGACGGCCACTACCGCAATCACTTCCTGCACTCCTTCCTGTTCGAGAACGGGAAGATCAAGCGCCAGCGCGAGTTCATGAACCCCTGCCAGCAGTTCAGGGCCCTGGGCATCGCCGTCCCTCAGGTCAAGCGGGCCGACATACCGACCTGA
- a CDS encoding acyl-CoA carboxylase epsilon subunit, whose translation MDQGDLRIIHGDPTPEELAALIAVLAARTAAQGAAAPRFAHGSRRPQARWRRLERVAGYRSPVSWR comes from the coding sequence ATGGACCAGGGGGACCTCCGCATCATCCACGGCGACCCCACGCCCGAGGAACTCGCGGCGCTGATCGCGGTCCTGGCGGCCCGCACCGCCGCGCAGGGCGCCGCCGCTCCGCGGTTCGCCCACGGCAGCCGCCGCCCGCAGGCCCGCTGGCGCCGCCTGGAGCGCGTGGCCGGCTACCGCAGCCCCGTCTCCTGGCGCTGA
- a CDS encoding 3-deoxy-7-phosphoheptulonate synthase, with amino-acid sequence MGNILADIDRAQARHQPEWDSPSQVELVRAMLSSVTPLVTAAQVENLRSHLARVATGEMQVLQAGDCAEDPAECTAGHIRGKTGLIDLLAQNLETATGRPALRVGRIAGQFCKPRSSQVEKLGDDELPSFFGHMINGPEPTRESRRPDPLRMLTGYMAAREITTRLGWVGSAPRPHGPVVWTSHEALLLDYEMSMLRELDGGRYLLGSTHWPWIGERTRQIDGPHVALLAQVANPVACKVGPSMTAGEIVELCDRLDPEREPGRLSLIVRMGADLVADRLPRLVEAVQSAGHPVIWLSDPMHGNTDCAADGTKYRLVETVAREVRGFRRVLDLAGVPAGGLHLEATPDDVTECVLDTAELGSGPVTSLCDPRLNAPQAIKVVAAWSEY; translated from the coding sequence ATGGGAAACATCCTTGCCGACATCGACAGGGCCCAGGCACGCCATCAGCCCGAATGGGACAGTCCCTCACAGGTCGAGCTCGTACGGGCGATGCTGTCGTCCGTCACACCGCTGGTGACCGCGGCGCAGGTGGAGAACCTCCGCTCCCACCTGGCCCGCGTCGCCACCGGCGAGATGCAGGTGCTCCAGGCCGGGGATTGCGCGGAGGACCCGGCCGAGTGCACCGCCGGGCACATTCGAGGCAAGACCGGACTCATCGATCTGCTCGCCCAGAACCTGGAGACCGCAACCGGCAGGCCCGCGCTGCGGGTCGGGCGGATCGCGGGGCAGTTCTGCAAGCCCCGCTCCAGCCAGGTCGAGAAGCTCGGCGACGACGAACTGCCGTCCTTCTTCGGGCACATGATCAACGGGCCGGAGCCCACCCGCGAGAGCAGGCGTCCCGATCCACTGCGCATGCTCACGGGCTACATGGCGGCGCGGGAGATCACGACGCGGCTCGGGTGGGTCGGATCGGCACCCCGGCCCCACGGGCCCGTCGTCTGGACCAGCCACGAAGCGCTGCTTCTGGACTACGAGATGTCGATGCTCCGCGAGCTCGACGGCGGCCGGTACCTGCTCGGCTCCACCCACTGGCCGTGGATCGGCGAACGGACCCGGCAGATCGACGGCCCGCACGTCGCACTGCTCGCCCAGGTGGCCAACCCGGTCGCCTGCAAGGTCGGCCCGTCGATGACCGCCGGCGAGATCGTCGAGCTGTGCGACCGGCTGGACCCGGAGCGGGAGCCGGGCCGGCTCTCACTCATCGTGCGCATGGGCGCCGACCTCGTCGCCGACAGGCTGCCCCGGCTCGTCGAGGCCGTGCAGTCGGCCGGGCACCCGGTGATCTGGCTCAGCGACCCGATGCACGGCAACACCGATTGCGCGGCCGACGGCACCAAGTACCGGCTCGTGGAAACCGTCGCCCGGGAAGTCCGCGGCTTCCGGCGGGTCCTGGACCTGGCGGGGGTTCCGGCCGGGGGACTTCACCTCGAGGCGACCCCCGACGACGTGACCGAGTGCGTGCTGGACACGGCCGAGCTGGGGTCGGGCCCCGTCACCAGCCTGTGCGATCCGCGGCTCAACGCCCCCCAGGCCATCAAGGTGGTCGCGGCGTGGTCCGAGTACTGA
- a CDS encoding NAD(P)H-dependent oxidoreductase, which yields MTTNRTLVIVAHPNLAESRGNATWLAGIKDLDNVTVHDLYETYPDFKIDAAREHELLREHDTIVLQFPVYWYSVTPLLKAWFDAVLVHGFAFTFDGSASALQGKKAWLAVTVGSTLETYAEDGLARRTLEQYLAPVAQTLEFCQLDYQGFHSVYGMIFDPLDEDLLLNAKEYRRLLATSETPVG from the coding sequence GTGACCACGAATCGCACCCTCGTCATTGTCGCCCACCCGAACCTCGCGGAATCCCGTGGCAACGCCACCTGGCTCGCCGGGATCAAGGACCTGGACAACGTCACCGTCCACGACCTCTACGAGACCTACCCCGATTTCAAGATCGATGCCGCACGCGAGCACGAACTGCTGCGCGAGCACGACACCATCGTTCTCCAGTTCCCGGTCTACTGGTACAGCGTGACCCCGCTGCTCAAGGCCTGGTTCGACGCGGTGCTCGTGCACGGTTTCGCCTTCACCTTCGACGGTTCCGCCTCGGCGCTCCAGGGCAAGAAGGCCTGGCTGGCCGTCACGGTCGGCAGCACCCTGGAGACCTACGCCGAGGACGGCCTCGCCCGGCGGACCCTCGAGCAGTACCTCGCCCCGGTCGCTCAGACGCTGGAGTTCTGCCAGCTCGACTACCAGGGTTTCCACTCCGTCTACGGCATGATCTTCGACCCGCTGGACGAGGATCTCCTCCTGAACGCCAAGGAATACCGCAGGCTCCTCGCGACCAGTGAGACGCCGGTCGGCTGA
- a CDS encoding FAD-binding monooxygenase has translation MVERDQLPEGQRTQRRGVPQGRHAHGLLSKGAKIFEELFPGILDDFVSGGAPVIDGPSELRMSLGGHLLCMDGEYADLSRTYQPSRPHLESRLRARIGDLAKIKVIDECQVTGLETTSDKDAVTGVCVRYVGSGSEDVIPADLVVDATGRSGRTTKWLVEMGYEPPLEERIDVDIMYTSRYLRPAPGSMGREKVVIIGHAPGSPKGAEFLEEEDGRWVLTLIGYRDHHPPTDPAGWVEFARPLVPEHVFAAIRDAEPLSEISAHRFPASVRRRYEKLTRFPRRLLVVGDAISSFNPIYAQGMTVASLQAMALRDSLSGDLDQVAQRFFRKAAKPIGVAWKMATGSDLALPQIEGPRPLPVRLINSYMDKVLAAAETDMVVAEKFLKVQYLLEPPTAVCTPGIMWRVFTANRRRRSAAHTS, from the coding sequence GTGGTAGAGCGTGACCAGCTGCCGGAGGGGCAGCGCACGCAGCGGCGAGGTGTGCCGCAGGGCCGCCACGCCCATGGCCTGCTCTCCAAGGGCGCGAAGATCTTCGAGGAGCTGTTCCCCGGGATACTCGACGACTTCGTTTCCGGTGGCGCGCCCGTCATCGACGGACCCTCCGAGCTGCGGATGAGCTTGGGCGGGCACTTGTTGTGCATGGACGGCGAGTACGCCGATCTGTCCCGCACCTACCAGCCGAGCCGGCCGCATCTGGAGAGCCGGCTCCGCGCCCGCATCGGGGATCTCGCGAAGATCAAGGTCATCGACGAGTGCCAGGTCACCGGCCTGGAGACCACCTCGGACAAGGACGCCGTCACCGGTGTGTGCGTCCGGTACGTGGGCAGCGGCTCCGAGGACGTGATCCCCGCCGACCTGGTGGTGGACGCGACCGGCCGGTCCGGACGGACCACCAAGTGGCTGGTCGAGATGGGATACGAGCCGCCGCTCGAGGAGCGTATCGACGTCGACATCATGTACACCAGCCGCTATCTGCGGCCGGCCCCCGGTTCGATGGGCCGTGAGAAGGTCGTGATCATCGGGCACGCACCGGGGAGCCCCAAGGGCGCGGAGTTCCTGGAGGAAGAGGACGGCCGCTGGGTCCTGACGCTGATCGGATACCGCGACCACCATCCGCCGACCGACCCGGCCGGGTGGGTGGAGTTCGCCAGGCCGCTGGTCCCCGAACACGTCTTCGCGGCGATCCGCGACGCCGAGCCGCTCAGCGAGATATCAGCGCACCGGTTCCCGGCGAGCGTGCGCCGCCGCTACGAGAAGCTGACCCGCTTCCCGCGCAGGCTGCTGGTGGTGGGCGACGCGATATCCAGCTTCAACCCCATCTACGCCCAGGGGATGACGGTGGCCTCGCTCCAGGCGATGGCGCTGCGTGACTCGCTGAGCGGTGACCTCGATCAGGTCGCGCAACGGTTCTTCCGCAAGGCCGCCAAGCCCATCGGTGTCGCCTGGAAGATGGCGACCGGCAGTGACCTGGCTCTTCCTCAGATCGAGGGCCCGAGGCCGCTTCCCGTGCGGCTCATCAACTCCTACATGGACAAGGTGCTCGCCGCGGCCGAGACGGACATGGTCGTGGCCGAGAAATTCCTGAAAGTCCAGTACTTGCTCGAACCGCCGACAGCGGTGTGCACCCCGGGCATCATGTGGCGCGTTTTCACGGCCAATCGCCGGCGGCGCTCCGCAGCACACACCAGTTAA
- a CDS encoding anthranilate synthase family protein, translated as MSALLEQVLALELPAFAIIHRPESGSPGTLDVLTGQVTEYKSLDDIPLADDSGPGPALDTLVLVPYRQLADRGFAARDDATPLLAMGLTARDTVPAAAALAGFPQVPTELTDGHFDMDDDAYAQMVRRIVTEEIGTGEGANFVMKRSFVADIGDYSLTSALSFFRRLLEREEKAYWTFIIHTGRNTLVGATPERHVSLVGGTAVMNPISGTYRYPSGGPSLKGVMEFLADTKETDELYMVLDEELKMMARLCDDGGRVHGPYLKEMARLAHTEYLIEGRTNRDVREVLHETMFAPTVTGSPLESAAKVISRYEPNGRGYYSGVAALIGRDAAGQQTLDSAILIRTADIDPGGRMNISVGATLVRHSDPMAEAAETHGKLATLLNALKSDRPSGYAADPEVLAALERRNEGIAGFWLRDRDKDDRPSAATPLDGMTALVVDAEDTFTAMLDQQLRSLGLSVEVRRFDEPYDVAGYDLTVFGPGPGDPRATSHPKIAKLRQSIDTALASRRPMLAVCLSHQVLSTKLGFELHRREVPNQGVQREIELFGLPERVGFYNTFAAHSALSRRTVDGIGVVEVSRDQETGEVNALRGPGFASMQFHAESVLTVDGPRIIGEAIQGVLGR; from the coding sequence ATGAGCGCCCTGCTGGAGCAGGTACTCGCGCTGGAACTCCCCGCCTTCGCGATCATCCACCGGCCCGAAAGCGGCTCCCCCGGCACGCTGGACGTCCTGACCGGCCAGGTGACCGAGTACAAGTCGCTGGACGACATCCCGTTGGCCGACGACTCCGGGCCGGGTCCCGCACTCGACACACTGGTGCTCGTCCCCTACCGGCAGCTGGCCGACCGCGGCTTCGCCGCACGGGACGACGCCACGCCCCTGCTCGCGATGGGCCTCACCGCTCGCGACACGGTGCCGGCCGCCGCAGCGCTCGCCGGTTTCCCGCAGGTCCCGACGGAACTGACCGACGGTCACTTCGACATGGACGACGACGCCTACGCGCAGATGGTGCGCCGGATCGTCACCGAGGAGATCGGCACCGGCGAGGGCGCCAACTTCGTGATGAAGCGCTCGTTCGTCGCGGACATCGGCGACTACTCACTGACCAGCGCCCTCTCGTTCTTCCGGCGGCTGCTGGAACGCGAGGAGAAGGCCTACTGGACCTTCATCATCCACACCGGCCGCAACACGCTCGTCGGTGCGACACCGGAGCGCCACGTCTCGCTCGTCGGCGGTACGGCCGTCATGAACCCGATCAGCGGCACGTACCGCTATCCGTCCGGCGGCCCCAGCCTGAAGGGGGTCATGGAGTTCCTCGCGGACACCAAGGAGACCGACGAGCTCTACATGGTCCTCGACGAGGAACTGAAGATGATGGCCCGGCTGTGCGACGACGGAGGGCGCGTCCACGGGCCGTACCTGAAGGAGATGGCACGCCTCGCGCACACCGAATACCTGATCGAGGGCAGGACCAACCGCGATGTGCGCGAGGTCCTGCACGAGACGATGTTCGCCCCGACCGTCACCGGAAGCCCGCTGGAGAGCGCCGCCAAGGTCATCTCACGCTACGAGCCGAACGGACGCGGCTACTACAGCGGGGTGGCCGCGCTGATCGGACGGGACGCGGCCGGACAGCAGACGCTCGACTCGGCGATCCTGATCCGGACGGCCGACATCGATCCCGGCGGCCGGATGAACATTTCCGTGGGGGCCACGCTGGTGCGCCACTCCGACCCGATGGCCGAGGCCGCCGAGACCCACGGCAAGCTGGCGACCCTGCTCAACGCGCTCAAGTCGGACCGTCCGTCCGGCTACGCGGCCGACCCGGAGGTCCTCGCCGCCCTGGAACGCCGCAACGAGGGGATCGCCGGCTTCTGGCTCCGGGACAGGGACAAGGACGACCGCCCGTCGGCCGCGACCCCGCTGGACGGCATGACGGCACTGGTCGTGGACGCGGAGGACACCTTCACCGCGATGCTCGACCAGCAGTTGCGGTCACTGGGGCTGTCCGTGGAGGTCCGCCGCTTCGACGAGCCGTACGACGTGGCGGGCTACGACCTGACGGTCTTCGGCCCCGGTCCCGGAGATCCGCGGGCGACCTCCCACCCCAAGATCGCCAAGCTGCGGCAGTCGATCGACACCGCGCTGGCGAGTCGCCGGCCGATGCTGGCCGTGTGCCTGAGCCATCAGGTGCTCAGCACGAAGCTCGGCTTCGAGCTGCACCGCCGCGAGGTACCCAACCAGGGCGTACAGCGTGAGATCGAACTGTTCGGCCTGCCCGAACGCGTGGGCTTCTACAACACGTTCGCCGCGCACAGCGCGCTGAGCCGGCGAACCGTCGACGGGATCGGCGTGGTCGAGGTGAGCCGGGACCAGGAGACAGGCGAGGTGAACGCGCTGCGCGGACCGGGCTTCGCCTCGATGCAGTTCCACGCCGAGTCGGTACTCACCGTCGACGGCCCGCGCATCATCGGAGAGGCGATACAGGGGGTGCTCGGACGATGA
- a CDS encoding PhzF family phenazine biosynthesis isomerase: MHRYMVVDAFASEPLLGNPVAVFFDSEDLTGETMQRIAKEMNLSEVTFVLPAEQGGDARIRIFTPVNELPFAGHPMLGTAYALGRTRGRDTLLLETAMGAIPFELGTRDGAAWVRMEQPVPTSKPYDLAAELLAALGVESSTAPVEIYHNGPRHVFVGLSDVEALSALHPDHRALSRFPDMAANCFAEADGGWRTRMFSPAYGVVEDAATGSAAGPLAIHLARHGFAAYGQEITITQGVEMGRPSVMRATAEGVGESVGSVHVGGHAALVAEGTINV, from the coding sequence ATGCACCGATACATGGTCGTGGACGCCTTTGCCAGCGAGCCCCTGCTGGGCAACCCGGTCGCCGTCTTCTTCGACAGCGAGGATCTGACCGGCGAGACGATGCAGCGCATCGCGAAGGAGATGAACCTCTCCGAGGTCACCTTCGTGCTGCCGGCCGAGCAGGGCGGCGACGCACGGATCAGGATCTTCACCCCGGTCAACGAACTGCCGTTCGCCGGGCACCCGATGCTCGGCACGGCCTACGCGCTCGGCCGGACCCGGGGACGCGACACGCTGCTGCTGGAGACCGCGATGGGTGCCATCCCGTTCGAACTGGGCACCCGCGACGGCGCGGCGTGGGTCCGGATGGAGCAGCCGGTTCCCACTTCGAAGCCCTACGATCTCGCCGCTGAACTCCTGGCCGCACTCGGGGTCGAGTCGTCGACGGCCCCGGTCGAGATCTACCACAACGGGCCGCGTCACGTGTTCGTGGGCTTGAGCGACGTCGAGGCGCTCTCCGCTCTCCACCCGGATCACCGTGCCCTCTCGCGCTTCCCCGACATGGCCGCCAACTGCTTCGCCGAGGCGGACGGGGGCTGGCGGACTCGGATGTTCTCCCCCGCCTACGGCGTGGTCGAGGACGCGGCGACCGGTTCCGCCGCCGGGCCTCTCGCGATTCACCTGGCCCGGCACGGATTCGCCGCGTACGGGCAGGAGATCACCATCACCCAGGGCGTGGAAATGGGACGCCCGTCGGTCATGAGGGCGACCGCCGAAGGGGTCGGCGAGTCCGTCGGCTCGGTCCACGTCGGCGGACACGCCGCCCTGGTCGCCGAGGGAACCATCAATGTCTGA
- a CDS encoding isochorismatase family protein, with translation MTGIPPIAPYRLPPRDALPENTVRWTVDPDRAVLLIHDMQSYFLKPFEDGMRTELVSNIADLKKRCGALGVPVAYTAQPGGMTDEQRGLLKDFWGPGMRTDETERAVVPELEPDADDWVSTKWRYSAFFKSELLQRMRALRRDQLIICGVYAHIGVLSTALEAFSNDVQPFLVADALGDFSEDRHKMTLEYAARCCAMVVRTEDVLA, from the coding sequence ATGACGGGAATACCACCGATCGCGCCGTACAGACTGCCGCCGAGGGACGCGCTGCCGGAGAACACCGTGCGCTGGACCGTGGACCCGGACCGGGCCGTGCTCCTCATCCACGACATGCAGAGCTACTTCCTCAAGCCCTTCGAGGACGGCATGCGCACCGAGTTGGTGAGCAACATCGCCGACCTCAAGAAGCGCTGCGGAGCGCTGGGGGTGCCGGTGGCCTACACCGCGCAGCCCGGCGGGATGACGGACGAGCAGCGTGGGCTCCTGAAGGACTTCTGGGGCCCCGGCATGCGCACCGACGAGACGGAACGCGCGGTCGTTCCCGAACTCGAACCCGACGCGGACGACTGGGTCAGCACGAAATGGCGCTACAGCGCGTTCTTCAAGTCGGAGCTGCTCCAGCGCATGCGCGCACTAAGGCGTGACCAGTTGATCATTTGCGGCGTCTACGCGCATATCGGTGTGCTGTCGACCGCCCTCGAGGCGTTCTCCAACGACGTCCAGCCCTTCCTGGTCGCCGACGCGCTCGGCGACTTCTCCGAGGACCGCCACAAGATGACCCTCGAATACGCGGCACGGTGCTGCGCCATGGTGGTCCGGACCGAGGACGTGCTGGCATGA
- a CDS encoding acyl-CoA carboxylase subunit beta yields the protein MSAVAGLLAIREQVLAGPSAAATEAQHAKGKLTARERIGLLLDEDSFNEVEPLRRHRATGFGLEAKKPYTDGVITGWGTVHGRTVFVYAHDFRIFGGALGEAHATKIHKIMDMAIATGAPLVSLNDGAGARIQEGVTALAGYGGIFQRNTRASGVIPQISVMLGPCAGGAAYSPALTDFVFMVRETSQMFITGPDVVKAVTGEEITQNGLGGADVHAEVSGVAHFACDDERTCLEEVRFLLSMLPQNNRETPPVEMTFDPADRRCEALLDLVPADGNRPYDMRTVIEELADEGQFMEIHERWATNVICALTRMDGQVVGIVANQPQSLAGVLDIHASEKAARFVQLCDAFNIPLVTLLDVPGFLPGVDQEHGGIIRHGAKLLYAYCNATVPRISLVLRKAYGGAYIVMDSRSVGADLAFAWPTNEIAVMGAEGAANVVFRREIAAADDPEAKRVELVQQYKDELMHPYYAAERGLVDDVIDPAGTREVLIRSLQMLRTKHADLPARKHGNPPQ from the coding sequence ATGTCCGCCGTGGCCGGGCTGCTCGCGATTCGTGAGCAGGTGTTGGCGGGGCCGAGTGCCGCGGCGACGGAGGCGCAGCACGCCAAGGGGAAGCTGACCGCGCGGGAGCGGATCGGGCTGCTGCTGGACGAGGATTCGTTCAACGAGGTCGAGCCGCTGCGCCGGCACCGGGCGACCGGTTTCGGCCTGGAGGCGAAGAAGCCCTACACCGACGGCGTGATCACCGGCTGGGGCACCGTCCACGGCCGCACGGTGTTCGTCTACGCGCACGACTTCCGGATCTTCGGCGGGGCGCTGGGCGAGGCCCACGCCACGAAGATCCACAAGATCATGGACATGGCCATCGCGACCGGTGCGCCGCTGGTCTCGCTGAACGACGGCGCGGGCGCCCGGATCCAGGAGGGCGTCACCGCGCTCGCCGGCTACGGCGGCATCTTCCAGCGCAACACCCGCGCCTCGGGTGTCATCCCGCAGATCTCCGTGATGCTGGGCCCGTGCGCGGGCGGCGCCGCCTATTCGCCGGCGCTGACCGACTTCGTGTTCATGGTCCGCGAGACCTCGCAGATGTTCATCACGGGACCGGACGTGGTCAAGGCCGTCACCGGCGAGGAGATCACCCAGAACGGTCTGGGCGGCGCGGACGTGCACGCCGAGGTCTCCGGGGTGGCGCACTTCGCCTGCGACGACGAGCGGACCTGCCTGGAGGAGGTCCGCTTCCTGTTGTCGATGCTGCCGCAGAACAACCGCGAGACCCCGCCGGTGGAGATGACCTTCGACCCGGCCGACCGCCGCTGCGAGGCGCTGCTCGACCTGGTCCCGGCCGACGGCAACCGCCCCTACGACATGCGCACGGTGATCGAGGAGCTGGCCGACGAGGGCCAGTTCATGGAGATCCACGAGCGCTGGGCCACCAACGTCATCTGCGCGCTCACCCGCATGGACGGGCAGGTCGTCGGCATCGTCGCCAACCAGCCGCAGTCGCTGGCCGGTGTACTGGACATCCACGCCTCGGAGAAGGCCGCGCGGTTCGTGCAGCTGTGCGACGCCTTCAACATCCCGCTGGTCACCCTGCTGGACGTGCCCGGCTTCCTGCCGGGCGTGGACCAGGAGCACGGCGGGATCATCCGCCACGGCGCCAAGCTGCTGTACGCGTACTGCAACGCCACCGTGCCGCGGATCTCGCTGGTGCTGCGCAAGGCGTACGGCGGCGCGTACATCGTCATGGACTCGCGCTCGGTCGGCGCGGACCTCGCGTTCGCCTGGCCGACCAACGAGATCGCGGTGATGGGTGCCGAGGGCGCCGCCAACGTCGTCTTCCGCCGCGAGATCGCCGCCGCGGACGATCCGGAGGCCAAGCGCGTCGAGCTGGTGCAGCAGTACAAGGACGAGCTGATGCACCCCTACTACGCCGCCGAGCGCGGCCTGGTCGACGACGTGATCGACCCCGCCGGCACCCGCGAGGTGCTCATCCGCTCCCTCCAGATGCTCCGCACCAAACACGCGGACCTCCCCGCCCGCAAGCACGGCAACCCACCCCAGTGA